TGAGCAGACCGTTGAGGATCTGGACGCCGGTGGTGCGGTTGCGGGGGCCATCTAGGCCGGGGAGCAGATTGTTGTCAGCGCCGAGCGCTCCGAAGGGGACGGTCTGGGCATTGTTCGAGACGACCGCGAGCCTGGGCGGGGCGAGGGCGCCCTGGGCCAGCTGCTCGATGTAGAGGTCGGAGACGTCCGCGTCGACGCCGATGAAGACGTCGTTCCCGGTGGTGCCGGACAGGCGTACCAGGGGCTGGGAGACGCGCTTCTCCCAGAAGAGGGTGCGGGCGCCGGCAGGGTAGAGGGTGATCTCGATGTCGCCGACGTGCAGCGGCTGGGTGTGGTCCAGGCGATGAACGGCGAAGCCCAGGGCCTCGATCGCGTCGGTGACGGCGGCCGGGGTGGTGGTGCCGGTGTAGACCGGAACGGTGCGGGCGAGGAGGTCCAGAGAGGGCAGGTGGAAGTGGTCCAGGTGCTCGTGGCTGAGGATCACGGCGTTCGGGGCGGGCATGCCCTGGGTGTCCACGGTGCGGGGCGGCCAGATCGCGAACTCCAGGCTCCCGGCTCCGAAGGCGGGCGCAAGGATCGGGTCGAGGAGGACGGAGGAGAGGCCGTCGGTGATGTGCCAGGTCTGGTGGCCCAGGAAGGTCAGTTCCAGGCCGACGGGGGCGGCTGCCATGACGAACTCCTTTGCACGGTCGGTCAGGGTTGCCGGGGGTGTGACGCGGAGGGGGACATCGGACGCCCCCTCCGCGCCGGTACGCCGATCGGCAGGATCTACCGGTGATAGGTGGTCGGGGAGTTGTTGGTCGTGCCAGTCGCGGCGAACGCCGTCACGCGCTGCTGAAGCCTGCGGACGGCCTCGGCGGTAACGGTCTGGCTGGTCTTCATCGGGGGCTTCACGCGGTGCATCGCGTACCTCCATCACTTGATCTTCGACGGCTGCGAATGCATCCGCCGTTCCCCGCCTCACTGAGGGGGCGACACCACCCTTTGTACGGGTTGGCGTTGTTCCAACGAAGCTACGGATAGCCGAAGTTGGGCCTCAATGTTCTTGCGGAAAATTGCGCACGTTCACGCGATGGTGTCGATGGCGGCGGTGATCGCGGAACGGGCTGCCGCCCCATAGATGGCCCGTCCAGCCAGTTCACCGAAGGCTCTCGCGTACAGCGAGATCTCCCCTGGCGATGTGATGGTGACGCGGGCCGACAGCAACTCGATGCCAACCTGAAGGTCGTCGTAGATGGTGAAACTCTCCAGCGTCCACAGTGGCCGTTCGGTTCTGACGGGGAGAATCCCGAGGGAGACCGACGGCAGGGACATGACTTCTAGGAGATACGCGAGCTGCTCGGCCGTGGTGGCGGCTGGTCCGATCCCTGAGTGGAGGACCGATTCCTCCACGAGCAGCGCGAAGCGGTGGCGGCCATCCCGGATCACTTGTGACCGGGCCACTCGGGCTGCGGCTGCTTCTTCCACGTCGGTGGCGATCTGGTGGAGGGCGCCGTAAGCACCCAGGACAGCACGCGCGTATCTCTCGGTCTGGAGCAAGCCGGGTACCACGTTGGAGCAGTACACCCGGAACGATCGCGTGCGCTCGAAGAGGGGCACGACTTCCTGCTGAAGGTGGCGGAGGCCAGCCCGGTTCAGCCTCTTCCACTGCACGTACATGGAGTCGGCGGTACGGGCAGCGGCAATCAGGTCAGCGGACTGGTCCTCAGCACCACACGCCCGGCACCAGGCGCGTATGTCGGCATCGGACGGCACAGCCCTCGCATGTTCGATGCGGGAGGTCTTCGCAGGGTCCCAGCCGCAGGCAACGGATAGTTCGTGCCCGGCCAGCCCAGCGTCCAGGCGCATGTCCCGCAGCCGTGCCGCGAGTGCGGAACGGGCTGCCTGGACGCTGGACAGAGGGGAGGGCATGGACGGCGATCCAGTTGGCGCTTGGGGCGGTCAGACCTTGTAGTCAGCGAACGGTACGGCGCGCTTCCACACGGTCTCGAACGCGGTGGCACAAAGGTCCGCCACACGCGGGTCCTCGCACATCTCCCCGCCCGCGGAGCCCCCGTTGCCTGTGAAGTGGTT
Above is a genomic segment from Streptomyces sp. NBC_01233 containing:
- a CDS encoding Scr1 family TA system antitoxin-like transcriptional regulator; the encoded protein is MYVQWKRLNRAGLRHLQQEVVPLFERTRSFRVYCSNVVPGLLQTERYARAVLGAYGALHQIATDVEEAAAARVARSQVIRDGRHRFALLVEESVLHSGIGPAATTAEQLAYLLEVMSLPSVSLGILPVRTERPLWTLESFTIYDDLQVGIELLSARVTITSPGEISLYARAFGELAGRAIYGAAARSAITAAIDTIA